A portion of the Caenorhabditis elegans chromosome III genome contains these proteins:
- the unc-47 gene encoding Vesicular GABA transporter (Confirmed by transcript evidence): MASNRFQNLQNWTNKHVFSNSLDYWNQELNEVPSYQNQPQTGESGSNPPPHDRLEPIQESVVSEQPQKDDINKQEEAKDDGHGEASEPISALQAAWNVTNAIQGMFIVGLPIAVKVGGWWSIGAMVGVAYVCYWTGVLLIECLYENGVKKRKTYREIADFYKPGFGKWVLAAQLTELLSTCIIYLVLAADLLQSCFPSVDKAGWMMITSASLLTCSFLDDLQIVSRLSFFNAISHLIVNLIMVLYCLSFVSQWSFSTITFSLNINTLPTIVGMVVFGYTSHIFLPNLEGNMKNPAQFNVMLKWSHIAAAVFKVVFGMLGFLTFGELTQEEISNSLPNQSFKILVNLILVVKALLSYPLPFYAAVQLLKNNLFLGYPQTPFTSCYSPDKSLREWAVTLRIILVLFTLFVALSVPYLVELMGLVGNITGTMLSFIWPALFHLYIKEKTLNNFEKRFDQGIIIMGCSVCISGVYFSSMELLRAINSADS; this comes from the exons ATGGCGTCGaatagatttcaaaatttgcaaaattggacAAATAAACATGTGTTCAGCAATTCGCTGGACTACTGGAATCAGGAGCTTAACGAGGTTCCATCCTATCAGAACCAACCTCAGACGGGAGAATCAG GATCAAATCCCCCACCTCATGACCGCTTGGAGCCAATTCAAGAATCAGTTGTTTCTGAGCAACCACAAAAAGACGACATAAACAAACAAGAAGAAGCAAAAGACGATGGACATGGAGAAGCATCAGAGCCAATATCAGCTCTTCAGGCAGCATGGAATGTCACAAATGCTATCCAGGGAATGTTTATAGTTGGTCTTCCAATTGCAGTAAAG GTTGGTGGATGGTGGTCTATTGGTGCAATGGTTGGAGTTGCGTACGTTTGCTACTGGACAGGGGTGCTCCTTATCGAGTGTCTATATGAAAATGGGgtgaaaaagcgaaaaacgTATCGAGAAATTGCTGATTTCTACAAACCTGGATTCGGAAAATGGGTTCTTGCTGCACAACTTACAGAACTTCTATCAACTTGCATTATCTATTTGGTACTTGCTGCAGACCTTCTACAGAGTTGTTTTCCAAGTGTTG acaaagcCGGATGGATGATGATTACCTCAGCATCTTTACTAACGTGCTCATTTCTTGATGATCTACAAATTGTGTCTcgtttgtcatttttcaatgcaATATCTCATTTGATTGTCAATCTGATCATGGTCCTTTACTGTCTGTCATTCGTCTC ACAATGGTCTTTCTCAACGATCACATTTTCATTGAATATCAACACTCTTCCGACAATTGTTGGAATGGTTGTTTTCGGCTACACATCTCATATATTCCTTCCAAATTTAGaaggaaatatgaaaaatcctGCTCAATTCAACGTAATGTTAAAATGGTCACACATCGCCGCTGCTGTGTTCAAAGTTGTTTTTGGAATGCTCGGATTTCTCACATTTGGAGAGCTTACACAggaggaaatttcaaattctctgCCTAATCaatcatttaaaattctgGTGAACCTGATTTTAGTGGTCAAGGCTCTTCTATCATATCCGTTGCCATTCTATGCAGCTGTTCAACTTTTGAAGAACAATTTGTTCCTTGGATATCCTCAGACACCATTCACAAGTTGTTATTCACCGGATAAATCTTTACGTGAATGGGCCGTTACTTTAAGAATTATTCTAGTGCTTTTCACACTTTTCGTTGCATTATCAGTTCCATATTTGGTAGAGTTGATGGGATTAGTTGGAAATATTACAG GAACAATGTTATCATTTATCTGGCCGGCACTATTCCACCTTtatatcaaagaaaaaactctcaataattttgaaaaacg ATTTGATCAAGGAATTATAATAATGGGATGTAGTGTGTGCATTTCTGGTGTCTACTTCTCATCAATGGAACTTCTCAGAGCAATCAACTCTGCTGATTCTTAA
- the epac-1 gene encoding Rap guanine nucleotide exchange factor 1 (Confirmed by transcript evidence), which yields MERIVSRVRRLSPLHTFSDALLISLLSESDFQPDSIQQGVVLFEKDEPTEYWYLLLSGEVQLYSKTYTGDFNHLKTLRCGALFGDLSTLTHSCSCLVTRPAQLIRIAQNHFLSVYNKHGDHLQPFIIIMHDILTDETPSDPIHPHSSGLFNGQRSMDLISTEINPSEIVSVSTNGMLSKMILPSIPNQREKPMNRVVVNQQKNEERNFIEFHNPTGIEKQIRDSGGILHRKMLTDNHQVIRDITTEHTRVQNCMIGAEMIDWLLTLFVSTSTTCSSLSRIQMSAIWQVLLNNGLISHIDGEHQFLDKTNSYYRWVQQFRSRNKVAPSIEEVSKSITLLSSVAPETLFLMIVSKPGFERSPEELEVVYEELTFIKALSHLSTMVKRQLSNFVKVEQYVHAGSVVFRQGEIGVYWYIVLKGAVEVNVNGKIVCLLREGDDFGKLALVNDLPRAATIVTYEDDSMFLVVDKHHFNQILHQVEANTVRLKDYGEDVLVLEKVDIPRGAALENSNSCNFNCGYSVMAGKAEKILEYVLETRIDALGDDISELDVFVEDFILTHDAFMPDNTVCNFLKSYYFRTPYRATRDSITDSCTEEVRCKRRVVQFVYVWCSLLRVNFFLNPVTNSFVEELFCHVIDDRKRLGGMEDILTRIGSIRSTRENMQLVLARHPAIVLDCGVLSAHTPCPVLPSDVCNQIIYLADTTCFVLPIRVDKTAEEICELSRRRMSFSAEPLNLVEVKSNGEKLIFSPNDRAIPTVLSLNSKLYVVNREEIPLLVPMEDQNGPTPSSHSSILHLIDSQELAHQLFLFHLQLLRSTDSNELLYQVIGRESFPLSMPFNLDLLVRRFNEVQHWSTTEILLATEENRMEILKKFISIATIAREYRDLLTVFAITLGLSHTSISRLTLTWSKLPPASLKTFSELENLLDPTRNHRMYRLLVSKMSSPYIPFVPLILKDLMFIHQGNKSFYNGLVNFEKMHMFAKIFRSFRQCKSQMDNGAEHEFIEPQSLIRNLRVIDNQKKLMQLSYEIEPKSAPKRNVIFH from the exons atggagCGGATAGTATCCCGCGTTCGTCGATTATCTCCGTTGCacacattttcagatgctctTCTCATTTCGTTGCTTTCTGAATCAGATTTTCAGCCGGATAGTATTCAACAAGGTGTTGTAT TATTCGAGAAAGATGAGCCAACAGAATACTGGTATCTACTACTTAGCGGAGAAGTTCAATTGTATAGTAAAACATAT actGGAGATTTCAATCACTTGAAAACATTACGATGTGGAGCACTTTTTGGTGATCTTTCAACGTTGACACATTCCTGTTCGTGCTTGGTAACCCGGCCTGCACAATTGATTCGGATAgctcaaaatcattttttatctgTATATAAT aaacatggCGATCACTTACAACCGTTCATAATAATAATGCACGATATTTTGACGGATGAAACCCCATCAGACCCAATTCACCCTCATAGTTCTGGACTTTTCAATGGACAAAGAAGTATGGATCTCATTTCAACGGAAATTAATCCTTCGGAAATTGTTTCGGTATCTACAAATGGGATGTTGTCAAAAATGATCCTTCCATCTATTCCAAATCAGAGAGAAAAGCCGATGAACAGAGTAGTAGTGaatcaacagaaaaatgaagagaggaattttatcgaatttcaTAATCCAACGGGAATAGAGAAACAGATTCGGGATTCTGGAGGGATTTTGCATAGGAAAATGTTAACGGATAATCATCAAGTTATTAGGGATATTACAACAGAGCATACG AGGGTTCAAAATTGCATGATCGGTGCTGAAATGATTGACTGGCTTCTAACGCTTTTTGTATCAACATCCACCACATGTTCAAGTCTTTCAAGAATACAAATGAGCGCAATTTGGCAAGTCCTTCTCAATAATGGACTCATTTCTCATATTGATGGTGAACACCAATTCTTGGACAAAACAAATTCGTATTATAGATGGGTTCAACAGTTTAGAAGTAGGAATAAG GTAGCACCAAGTATTGAAGAAGTTTCTAAAAGTATTACACTCCTTTCATCAGTGGCACCGGAAACTTTATTTCTGATGATTGTTTCAAAACC AGGTTTTGAACGAAGTCCTGAAGAATTAGAAGTGGTCTATGAAGAATTAACATTTATCAAAGCTCTATCCCATCTCAGCACAATGGTCAAACGGCAACTATCTAATTTTGTGAAAGTTGAACAATATGTTCATGCTGGAAGCGTTGTATTTCGTCAAGGAGAAATTGGAGTATACTGGTATATTGTACTAAAAGGAGCTGTCGAAGTGAATGtgaatggaaaaattgtttgtctTCTGCGAGAAGGTGatgattttggaaaacttgCACTGGTGAATGACTTGCCGAGGGCTGCAACAATAGTTACTTATGAAGATGattcaatgtttttggttGTGGACAAACATCATTTTAATCA aattttacaTCAAGTGGAAGCAAATACAGTTCGTTTAAAAGACTATGGTGAAGATGTTCTTGTTCTTGAGAAAGTTGACATTCCACGTGGGGCGGCActtgaaaactcgaattcTTGTAACTTTAACTGCGGATATTCAGTAATGGCTGGAAAGGCGGAGAAGATTTTGGAATATGTTTTGGAGACGAGAATTGATGCTCTTGGTGATGATATATCTG aacTTGACGTTTTTGTCGAAGACTTCATCTTAACCCATGACGCTTTCATGCCAGACAACACCGTctgcaattttctcaaatcgtATTATTTTCGGACACCATAT agagcAACTCGAGACTCAATAACCGATTCTTGCACGGAAGAAGTTCGATGTAAGCGGAGGGTCGTACAATTTGTATATGTATGGTGTAGCCTTTTGcgagtcaatttttttctgaatccTGTCACAAACTCTTTTGTTGAAGAACTGTTTTGTCATGTTATTGACGATAGAAAACGATTGGGAGGAATGGAGGATATATTGACAAGAATTGGATCGATTAGATCTACAAGAGAAAATATGCAATTAGTATTGGCTCGACATCCGGCAATTGTTCTAGATTGTGGAGTATTATCTGCACATACTCCGTGTCCAGTTCTACCATCAGATGTTTGTAATCAAATTATATACTTGGCAGATACAACATGCTTTGTTCTTCCGATTCGAGTTGATAAAACTGCTGAAGAGATTTGCGAACTTTCGAGACGAAGAATGAGCTTCTCTGCGGAACCTTTAAATTTGGTAGAAGTAAAATCAAATGGAGAGAAGTTAATATTCAGCCCAAATGATAGAGCTATTCCAACAGTTTTGAGTTTAAACTCGAAACTATATGTAGTAAATCGAGAAGAAATTCCGTTACTTGTTCCAATGGAAGATCAGAACGGACCAACTCCATCTTCACATTCCTCAATTCTTCATCTAATTGATTCTCAAGAGCTTGCGcatcaactttttctttttcacctGCAATTGCTAAGATCTACGGATTCTAATGAGTTACTGTATCAAGTAATTGGAAGAGAATCGTTTCCATTAAGTATGCCATTCAATCTTGATCTATTAGTTCGAAGATTCAATGAAGTACAACATTGGTCGACTACAGAAATTCTTCTGGCTACTGAAGAGAATCGAatggagattttgaaaaagtttatctCAATTGCAACAAT tgctcGAGAATATCGCGATCTTCTAACAGTTTTTGCAATAACATTAGGACTCAGTCATACATCAATTAGTAGATTGACTCTCACTTGgagt aagctaCCACCTGCCTCTTTGAAAACATTCTCAGAACTAGAAAATCTGTTGGATCCAACAAGAAATCATCGAATGTATCGACTTCTTGTCTCCAAAATGTCATCACCGTACATTCCATTTGTTCCACTAATTTTGAAGGATTTAATGTTTATTCATCAGGGAAACAAGTCATTTTATAATGGTCTtgtgaactttgaaaaaatg cacATGTTTGCAAAAATCTTTCGAAGTTTTCGGCAGTGTAAATCTCAAATGGATAACGGAGCAGAACATGAATTCATTGAGCCACAGAGTTTAATTCGAAACTTGAGA GTAATCGATAATCAAAAGAAACTAATGCAGCTGTCATATGAAATTGAACCGAAATCAGCACCGAAaagaaatgtgatttttcattAG
- the dod-6 gene encoding ShKT domain-containing protein (Confirmed by transcript evidence) — protein MFSLKTVALYFLVIMSVFVVYTSAACADAEDGHCAVFAELCDNADFAAYTSKCPKTCGKC, from the exons ATGTTCTCCCTCAAGACCGTCGCCCTCTACTTCCTCGTCATCATGTCTGTCTTCGTCGTTTACACTTCCGCTGCTTGCGCTGATGCTGAAG ATGGTCACTGTGCCGTCTTCGCCGAGCTCTGCGACAACGCCGACTTCGCCGCCTACACCTCCAAGTGCCCAAAGACTTGCGGAAAGTGCTAA
- the T20G5.8 gene encoding ShKT domain-containing protein (Confirmed by transcript evidence), translating into MFSLKTIAIYFLVILSVFVVHTSATCADDEDGHCAVFAELCDNADFADYTSKCAKTCGKC; encoded by the exons ATGTTCTCTCTTAAGACCATCGCCATCTACTTCCTCGTCATTTTGTCTGTTTTTGTTGTTCATACTTCAGCTACATGTGCTGATGATGAAG atggTCACTGCGCCGTCTTCGCTGAACTTTGCGACAATGCTGACTTCGCCGACTACACATCCAAATGTGCCAAGACATGCGGAAAGTGCTAA
- the dbd-11 gene encoding DB domain-containing protein (Confirmed by transcript evidence), producing the protein MQLLLLILSFCIGLMHCCSQSGGCCKRRTPPPVSCGGNQCQQGYACGQYGCARRKAFGSLTKRIDGVLVNDETHEQAELAEASVALRPEKTSQHLSVDRLTNPNFIFRSCCEARGLPDSCLQLCHFNTYTFTTIEAMFNKVHKCPIEAINEIHYCAAQGLDHRECCETSGITTTVAGRKCLSFCDQRPNRFTPIDASYLPCYEVFEGMKQCFYSEIKRRAQKKFPGSDKFDYALSLH; encoded by the exons ATGCAGCTTCTACTCCTTATTTTATCGTTTTGCATAGGTCTAATGCATTGTTGCAGTCAATCAGGTGGTTGCTGTAAACGGCGGACTCCTCCACCG GTATCTTGTGGAGGAAATCAATGCCAACAAGGATATGCCTGCGGACAATACGGTTGTGCTCGAAGAAAAGCGTTTGGCTCACTAACTAAACGAATTGACGGAGTCTTGGTAAACGATGAGACACATGAACAGGCTGAGTTGGCAGAAGCAAGTGTCGCGTTACGACCGGAGAAGACATCCCAACATTTAAGTGTTGACAGATTAACAAAtcccaattttattttccgatCGTGCTGTGAAGCTCGAGGTCTTCCAGATTCCTGTCTGCAGCTGTGTCATTTTAATACTTATACATTCACAACG ATAGAGGCAATGTTCAATAAAGTTCACAAATGCCCCATCGAAGCCATCAACGAAATACATTATTGTGCTGCGCAAGGACTCGATCATCGAGAATGCTGTGAGACATCTGGAATCACAACTACTGTAGCCGGAAGAAAATGTCTTTCATTCTGTGATCAACGACCGAATCGATTCACCCCAATTGATGCATCATATCTGCCTTGCTATGAAGTATTTGAGGGAATGAAACAGTGTTTCTACTCTGAAATAAAACGACGAGCACAGAAGAAATTCCCAGGTTCTGATAAATTTGATTATGCTCTTTCTCTGCATTGA
- the dbd-12 gene encoding DB domain-containing protein (Partially confirmed by transcript evidence) translates to MIRIFFVLLATLLILTDACGSSGACGCCGCRAKAKARAAKRVSGDLVQEFDGKDDGNIFGLKVWNDTKTPITEKSIQLLTNPNHLFHVCCEERQLPPACVQKCHFNVYNKGVLESMFFGSSECPIEFLPEMQFCAAQGKDHSQCCSQSQVDATTAGSKCLTFCDQTPDLYTPIDYSYAPCLDRFEDMKRCFYDNVKSDAITHFEAKKSLQDKSTSY, encoded by the exons ATGATCCGAATCTTCTTTGTTCTTCTCGCTACTCTCCTCATTCTCACCGATGCATGTGGATCTAGTGGTGCATGTGGTTGCTGTGGTTGCCGAGCAAAAGCAAAGGCGAGAGCTGCAAAACGAGTTAGTGGAGATTTGGTTCAAGAGTTTGATGGAAAGGATgatggaaatatttttggactCAAAGTCTGGAATGATACGAAAACTCCAATCACTGAAAAGAGCATTCAGTTGTTGACA aatcctaACCACTTGTTCCATGTATGCTGTGAGGAACGACAGTTGCCTCCCGCATGTGTTCAGAAATGCCATTTTAATGTTTATAACAAAGGAGTG cTGGAATCAATGTTCTTTGGTTCAAGTGAATGCCCGATTGAATTCCTGCCAGAAATGCAATTTTGTGCGGCTCAAGGAAAAGATCATAGCCAG TGTTGCTCACAAAGTCAGGTGGATGCAACGACGGCTGGAAGTAAATGTCTAACCTTCTGCGATCAAACACCCGATCTCTACACTCCAATTGATTACAGCTATGCGCCTTGCCTAGACAG GTTCGAGGACATGAAACGATGCTTCTATGATAATGTGAAGTCGGATGCAATCACACATTTCGAGGCGAAAAAGAGTTTGCAGGATAAGAGTACATcttattaa